CGCTTGGAGGACTGCTCGGATTCCTTGCAGTTTTCGGTGGTAAGCTGAAATTTTTGCTGCCGCTATTGAAAATGGGCAAGTTTGGTACGACGGTCTGGACGATGGTTGTGTCCATCGGCGCGTATATGTTAATTTATCCATGGACATTTGCTCTTGGGCTTGTGCTTATGCTGTTCATTCATGAGATGGGACATGTATTGGCAGCGAAGCGCAAAAAACTCCCGGTGTCCACCCCGGCATTTATTCCATTTTTAGGTGCACTTATTACGATGAAAAAGCAGCCAAAGGATGCGGAGACAGAAGCCTATGTTGCATTAGGTGGACCGGTAGTAGGTACGCTTGGCGCAGTAGCGGCGCTATTGATTGGGATGGCGGCGGATTCACCGGTATTTTATGCCATTGCAATGCTTGGCTTTTTCCTAAATTTGATCAATCTGCTTCCCATTCATCCGCTGGATGGCGGGCGCATTGTCACAGCTATTTCCCGTTGGCTTTGGGTGGTTGGGCTTGTGGGTGGATTGATTGTTATCTTATACCTTAAGGCGATTATCTTCTTGCTCTTCTGGGGCTTATTCGCTTGGGAGCTGTACAATAAGTATGTACGTAAAAAGAAAAAGAAAGCATCGGGTGAGCTTCAGCATAAAGAGCGTGCGTATTTATTAATTCCGGTACGCATGTTTGATGAGAAGGGGATGTTTATTCCTGCTGCTGAACACCGTCGATCCCTTCCCTTTACACATGTGGGCGATATGGAAAAGAAGCAGGATATGCTGACAATCGGCTATCCCGGCATGGAAGAGACAAAGACATTCGTATATGAACATGGACTTGTGCGTGATGTTCAGTTGGTGAAGACGGAAATAGCGGATGATCAGGTAAAGATGTCGCTTGAGATGCAGGTTGAGCTGTATGAGGCAGAACAAGGAATGATCCGTGACGACAAGTATTATGAAGTGTCACCGCGTACGCGCTTGATCTATGGAGTGGCGTATTTCGGACTGGCCGTTGCATTAGGTTTGCTGATGGCATATACAGCGGTTCAGATGCCGCAAGTACCGCTTGCCGGATAATGAACAAAAGACCGACATTCCTGATCGCGCAGGCGTGTCGGTCTTTTCTATCTCTCCGTGTACTTTCTCTTTGGTCTATTATATTTATCCGTTATATACTTCTGTAAGAAATACATCGGTATCTAGATGTTCAAATCCTTGCGTTGGTTCAGTTTGCATTGCGCGAATTTCACGCTGCAAGCGTGCGATTTCTGCTTCCATCTTTTGAAGTTTCTCTACCTTTACCATCACTGTCATAACTAATCTCTCCTTTTATTTTAATATTCTGAAAAATAATAGTTCGACTTTTACAGCGATCAGCTCCCCACAGTCGCTTATATGTCGATGTATTTTTAATTTATTGAAAACTATAATAACAGTCTCTATTTTATTTGTAAATAGGGTTTTTAAATGTAATCGCTTCCAAATTAATAGAAATTTTAGAAAGTTCTATTTTGCTTTATTAAACCAGGAATATTTTCGAAACGAAAACAAATGTGCTATGATAAAGGTTGAACTTTTTTCGATAGTACGGGTCATACTATGATAAAGAAACTTGAAAGACAAAGAAGGGGAAACTATGATTTATTTCGATAACAGTGCCACAACACGCCCCCATCCGGATGTGGTAAAAGTGTTCAGTGATGTGGCAAGCCAGTATTTTGGCAATCCTTCTTCGCTTCATCATCTTGGTGGGAAGGCGGCCCAACTTTTAGAGCAGGCACGCAAGGTAGCAGCTGATTGTCTGGGTGTCCAGCCCAGTGAAGTTATATTTACGTCCGGTGGAACAGAGAGCAACAATGCGGCATTAAAGGGAATCGCTTTTCAATACCGTTCAAGAGGCAATCACATTATTACAAGCAGTGTAGAGCATGCGTCTGTATATGAGGCGTGTAAGCAGCTTGAGACGATGGGATACTGTGTTACATACCTGCCGACGGATGAGAAGGGGCAGGTGCGCGCAGAAGACGTAAAACGCGCGCTGCGTGATGATACCATTCTTGTTTCGATCATGCACGTGAACAGTGAATTGGGGGTGGTACAGCCTATTGAGGAGATTGGACGTGTGCTGGCTGATTATCCGAAGACTTGCTTCCATGTAGATGCAGTACAGGCATTCGGTAAAATACCGCTTACCCCAGGCAAGTGGGGGATAGACCTTCTATCTCTGTCAGCACATAAATTCCATGGTCTGCGGGGCAATGGCCTTCTGTATGTACGTCGAGGGGTAACGCTGTCTCCACTTATTATTGGCGGCGGGCAGGAAGCAGGCCAACGCGCAGGCACAGAGAATGTAGCTGGTGCGGTTGGCATGGCAAAAGCAATGCGTATGCAACGTGATGCTCTTGAGGCTAATCGTTCACATATGAAAAAATTGCGCGACCGATTGTTTGATGGTCTTACACGGCTTACCTACTGTACATGGAACGGACCAGGTAAAGATGATGCGTGTGCGGCTCCTCATATTGCCAATTTTTCATTTCCTGGTGTAAAGGCAGAGGTCGTGCTTCACGCGTTAGAAAAGAAAGAGATCTACATTTCGACACGTTCGGCTTGTTCATCCAAGGCAAATAAGCCATCACGCGTATTGCTTGCCGCAGGTATCGACGAAGAGAGAGCGAAGAGCGCACTGCGTGTTAGTTTTTCAGCAGAGAATACAGAAGCCGAGGTTGATGCATTCGTACGGGCGGTGGAAGAGGTTGTACCAAATCTAGCAAAGATAATGAGGGTGTAGAAGATATGCAATATGAACATATTCTAATTCGTTACGGCGAGTTGGCGCTTAAGAAGCGTAATCGTGGGGAATTCGAGACGCAGCTCGTGCGCAACATCAAAAAAAGCCTGAAAGCCCATCCGAATGTCAAGGTAGAGCGCGTATATGGAAGGATGTATCTTGTTCTAAACGGTGAGCCGTACGAACAGATAGAAGCAAAGCTAAAGAAAGTATTCGGGATTCATTCCTTCAGTCCGACACGCTTTCTACAAACCTTTGAGCTTGAAGCGATTCAGCAGGCGGCGCTCGAAGCGGTTCGTGACGTAGAGCCTTTCCCGCGCACATTCAAAGTAAGAGCAAAACGTCCAAATAAGCAATTCCCACACCGTTCTCAGGAGATGAACCATCTTGTAGGCGGCTATATTCTTCGGAATACTGAGGATCTAAAAGTTGATGTACACAATCCGGATGTTGAAGTGAACGTAGAGATTCGCGTAGAAGGTGTGTTTATTTCATGCCGGACGATTCCCGGCATGGGAGGCTTGCCGACAGGCAGCAGCGGAAAGGCGATGTTAATGCTGTCCGGAGGAATCGATAGCCCCGTGGCTGGTTGGATGACAATGAAGCGCGGCGTGCGTATCGAAGGTGTGCACTTCCACAGCTATCCGTTTACATCGGAGCGAGCGAAGCAGAAGGTAATTGACTTAGCGCGTATCCTGACTCAATATAGTGGAGGTATGAAGCTGCATGTCGTACCATTCACAGAGATTCAAACTCAGATTCGTCAGCACTGCCCGGAGCATTACACAATTACGATTATGCGTCGCTTTATGATGCGGATTACTGAGCGATTGGCACAAAAACATGGAGCATTGGCAATTGCAACAGGCGAGAGCCTTGGACAAGTGGCATCTCAAACAATGGAGAGCATGTATACAATTAATCATGTTATTAACACACCAATGCTTCGTCCGCTTATTGCGATGGATAAAGAGGAGATCATGGCGATCTCGCGTAGAATCGAAACATATGAGACTTCGATTCTCCCATTCGAGGATTGCTGCACAGTTTTCGTGCCGAAATCACCGGTGACACGCCCTAAACCGGAAATCGCGGAGAGATTCGAACAGGCACTGGATGTGGAACGCTTGGTAGAAGAAGCGGTAGCGGCTGTGGAAAGCATCTGGATTGACCCGGTGGCTGAGGAAGAAGAGAATCAAGACTTCTTTTAGTAGTATTGTTATAGAGAAAAAGACAAAGAAAAAGAGCGGCTGGTCTCCGCTCTTTTTCTTATGTTATTTGGAGCGCTGCTCCAACCAATCTCCGACTGTCGGATAGGTTTTATTGATTGCTTGGCGGCCGAAGCATACAGATACATGCCCTGTTGGCATCTCTACATAAGTCTTGTCTTTGCTAGAAATCACCGGCATCAAAGCTTCGACCTGATGCGGGATAGCGATATGGTCACGTTCTGCTGCAACGTTTAATACGTTGGCTTTAATGTTACTCAAGTCTACTTGACGACCGCGAATATATAATTCACCTTTAAGAAGCTTATTGTTCTGATAGAATTCACGAATCCATTGTCTGAACGCTTCACCAGGGAAAGGAATGCCGTCGTTGACCCACTTCTGCATGAGCTTCCAGCCGTTAACAAAGTTTTCATTCTCCGCACGATCTACAAGGTTAACATATGGACCGTAGAAGTTCACGATTGGCTTTAGCATTTTATTGCCAAAGTCAATCATTTCAGGTGGGATTACCCCCATTGTATCAACCATTTTATCGAGGTTGAAGTATTTCTCATCCAACCAGTTTGTAAACAAGCCCGCATCAGCAAAATCAAACGGACTGGTCATGAAAATCAGGTTGCGGATTGGCAGCTGCGGATGCAGCGCAGCGAAGATCGATGTCATCGTACCACCCATGCAGTAACCGAGCACAGAGATTTCATCGGCACCTGCTGTCTTCATGACTTTACGAACAGCACGTGGAATATAATCCATAATGTAGTCATCTAATTTCATGTTCCGGTCTTCTAGTGCCGGCGTACCCCAGTCGAGCAAATAGACATCGAATCCGCGGTTAACAAGATACTCGATGAGGCTGTTGCCAGGGGAGAGATCCAAAATATATGGTTTGTTAATCAACGCGTATACCATAAGGAGCGGCACACGGTGTTTTTTTGGCATGGCAGGTTGATAGCGATACAATTTGGTCTTGTTTTTTGTCCAAATGACCTCTTTTGGTGTCAAGCCAACTTCGGGCTCTGCTTCTGTCGTTAACACTTCTGTAGCTTTTTTGAAGCGTCGGTATGTTCGTTGCATCTCCTGCGGCATAGAATCGATCAAGTCTTCCCAATCTTTCGTCACTGGAGCTGACATATTCATCTTCCCTCCAACCTATATATTCTCTCTATTAACTATACCAGAATTATGCAGATGTGCAGAAAAAATTTGTAAATAAAGCCATGCTATGTATTTACATATAAAGTCCGCCGTTAATATTTAACTGCTGGCCTGTAATATATTCACCATCTTGGCATAGATAAAGAACGCCGCGAGCAATTTCTTCAGGAAGACCGAAACGCCGCGCCGGTACTTTGGCTACGATCTGCGCTCGAATCTCATCTGGAACTGCTTGCACCATTTCAGTATCAATAAAACCAGGGCAGATTGCATTAACGGTTGTGCCTGATTTTGCTAATTCAAGTGCGAGTGATTTAGTAAAGCCGATCATACCTGCTTTGGCTGCAGAATAATTCGTTTGACCGAAGCCGCCTGCTTGACCGATGATCGAGGAGATATTAATAATGCGGCCGGCATCGGAATTTTGAATGTGGGAGAGGGCAGCCGTTGTCATATTATAGACGCTTGAGAGATTCACTTGAATAACTTGATTCCAGTCGTCTTCGGTGATTTTGCGGAAAGTGCGATCACGAGTAATGCCCGCATTATTGACAAGGATATCGAGAGCACCGTATTTGCGAACCGCCTCTTCTACGAGCACGCGTGCTTGTGCCGCATCAGATACATCGGCTTGTGAGGCAAAAGCTTCTCCACCTGCTTGTTCAATCTCTTGTACGACAGCATCGGCAGCTTCGCTGTTGCTGTTATAGTTGATGACGACTTTTATGCCATTGGCAGCTAACTCCTTGGCAATTGCCGCACCAATTCCGCGGGACCCACCTGTTACAATCGCTACTCTACCGTTTAATTTCACCATAACCAAATACACCCCTTAGTTGACATCAATTTTAATTAAGAAAGTGATGAATTATATACAGATACATACAGATAAAACTTACGCTTTTTTCTGCTCGGTTTCTTGTTTCTGTTCGTTTTCTTGTGTAGCGGCGACTTCCTTTACGGATGATTCTTTTACAGGTGCTTCTTTTGTCTCCGCCTGTTTTTCAAGCAGGGTCATAAGCTGATCGAGTTTTTTATCTATGGATTTCATGTCGGTTTTAAGGCGGTTCATTTCGCGGCTGACATTCAGGCTGCTGATCTGGTGCGATAAATCTTCTTCAATCATTTCTTCTAAATTGTCAACTTTAGCTTCGAGATTAACGAGAAGGGAAGCCAGGTTGGATAGATCAGCACGAGAAGGCATATTTGCCTGTGCCAGATAGTTCTCTGTTGATTGCTTCACCATGTTCTGGTACTGCAGATATAGATTTAAGAACTGGCCCATCCATTCTGAGAAATCTTCTTTTCTCATTGACTCGTCAAAGGTCTTGCTCCATTGAGATTCTGTTTTGTCGTATAGGTCTTTCCACATTGCAAACGGATCAAACGGGTTTTGTTTGCTCACGAATACATCTCCTCTCCCTTTTTTCCACCTTACCATAATTATGCACAGCAATGAAAATTATGTATGAAAAAGGTATTTCATGTAAAAGTATATTGAACCCTACGTCGAAACTCAAATAAAAAGATTCGATAAATTACGATATTTTTCTTAAAAATCTGTGAAGAATTAGTGAACGGAAGGGATTGGCAACTTGTTATCTATAGACAAAGAAATGTCATGGGTAATAAGTTTCAAATTGCATACAAAAAATTTCTAAGGAAATGTTTGACAAAATCTTTCTGTAGGTGTAAATTACACATAAGAGATATTAACAGATTTGTAGGTGATGCACATGTCTGCGAGTGATGATAAATCTCGCATGGGCGCCCAGCAGAAAGATGACAAGACAATGGGCGGTGCGCCCAAAAATTTGATGGTACCGTTTCTTTTGCTTAGCCTGCGTGGCTGGAACGTGCACGGTTATGAATTGATTCAGCAATTAATCAAATTCGGATTTCCATCCATTGACCAAGGAAATGTATACCGAACGCTGCGACAGTTGGAGAAAGATAATATGGTGAAGTCAGAATGGGATACTTCGGCAGGCGGACCTGCCAAGCGAATTTATTCGCTGACGGACGCCGGGGAGCAATACTTGAATTCGTGGGCCTCTTCGCTTGAGCAATATCAATCGATGCTTGATCGTTTCTTTACGATGTATACAGGGTTCTTTATGCCCCCAACACCACCGGATAGGTCAGAGACGGATCGCAAGGAAGAAAAATAATAGTTTGTCGGCGGTACTGCAGCATGCTGCACTTACCATATACATTATTCTTTTACTTAAGTCTTTAAGGAGGAATTAAACAGATGGCGATCAATAGAAAAAATGAAAAAGAACCCGTAGTGGTAGAGGTGCAAGCGCAAGAAAGCGCAAATGGAAGCGTAATTGATGCAGTGTGGGATGGCTGGATGAATGGTGTAAAGACAATGTATGCGTACCAGCGTGAGATGGAAAACCTAACGCTGCAAACGCTTGAACGTCAAAAAGAAATCTGGTCAAAGACAACAGAGAACATGGAAAAAATGGAAGAGGAAATGAAGAAGTTCCTCGAAGATGTAAAGGTAAACTATCAAAACAATGTAAAAAATATCGGTGGCGAACAAATGAGCAAGACATTTGAGGATTGGACGCATCGTCTTGATGAAATCGCAGGACGTATTCAGCAACTCACATGGACACCGGGCAAGGCGAATATCAACCTGGTCAACAAGTCACAAGACCAGCTTGAAGCATCCGTGAAGAATTTGATTTCTCAGCAGCAGAGAACGCGGGAAGAAGTGCAGTCATTGATGGATAATTTCTTGCAACAAGTGAAAATGACGCAAAAAGGCCTACTTGACTCGGTAGAAGCGAATAAAAACAATACAATGAATATGTTCAAATAACCAGCACCAAGTAGTTCCCCCCTCATGATGGGGGGATTTTCCTTACACTTTTTTGTCGAAAATTGTCTATTAACATAGAAAAAAGAAAGAGAGATAAATCATGAACATATACGAAAAATCGAAACAAGTCATTGAGCGCTCTTACGCTGATATTCACATTGGTGACACATCTGAAATAATCAAAACGATTACAAATGAAGATATTGTGGCTTTTGCGACTCTTACAGGAGATGTAAATCCGATTCATCTAGATGAAGAGTTTGCGAAGACAACCTTTTTTAAAGGTAGAATCGCGCATGGCATGTTGACAGCAAGCTTCATCTCGACTGTGTTAGGAACACAGCTTCCGGGAACGAATACGATTTATTTGTCACAGAATCTGAAATTCAAAGCACCGGTTAAAATTGGTGATACGATTACAGCTATGGCCGAAGTGATAGAGAAGAGAGACGACAGAAAGTTAATAAAACTGCGCACAAATCTTATAAATCAGGATCAAAAAGTCGTGGTTGAAGGAGAAGCGATGGTAATGAAAATGGAGTAGCTTAAAAGCTACTCCATTTTTGTGTCACAAGCATTAATTCGTATAACGGTCCGATGAAATGTTGTCGTTCATATAATTAATCGTAGTTGTTGAATCTGTATGATCGGTCGTAGAAGATGTTGCGTTTTTCATGTTCTCCTGTGTATCTTCAGCCATCTCTGATACACGATTGGATGCCTCTTCAATTTTTTCTACCAATGCATTTGGATTAGACATGGTAGATGACATGAATTCCATTGTTTTATCCTTGGCTTTTGCCGTGCCGCGGAATACATCTTCACGTGTCGCTTTGTCAGCTAAGATCACAGCTGTAGCACCAAGTACACCACCGGCAACTGTGCCCCAGAGGAGTTTGTTCATCGACTTCTTCGCGGCCCTGCTCTCAGCAGTGGCCCAGTCTGTATTGCGTGCGTCTTCTACCATGCTTGTGCGTTCTGTGCGGTTGACTGAATTGTCTTCATACCAGTTGTAGCTATTGGCGTTTGTGTTAGTAGATTTGTTGTCCATGTTTGGTTCCCCCTATCGATTGTTGTTATGTATGAAGTACCCGATTTGACAAAAATAAAAACGAAAAAGTAAGGGAGAAGGAAAAAAATCATGTTTGTCGAACTGATTCGTATAGGACTTTAGGTAATGTTTCATAAAGTTATCTTAGTATATTGGCATGAAGGCACAGGAAGAAGGATATGGTTAAAAGAGATAATAGGGAAGAGTACTGTCTTTCTATGCATACAGAGTTGTCGATACGCTAAGTGTAATTTATATAGTTAGGAGAAAGGAATGTACATAATGAGAAACTGGTCCGTAAAACGCAAGCTGTTTTCCGCATTGTTCGTCGTTGTATGCGGGTCTGTGCTGCTTCTCCTCTTAAATGAGTGGTCAAAAAGTCAACTCCTGTCTGCCTCGGCGGAGAAAGACATAGCCAATCAGAAAATTAGGATGACGCAGGGAATTGTACTGGCGATGGCGGAGGCGCAGCGTAGTGCATCAGAGACGTTGCATAAACCTGACAAGACGAAGGCAGATGAGGTGCTAAAACAAGTAGATAAGGCACAGCAGACACTTGAGAGAATGCAGAAAGAGGTAAAGACTTCAGAAGAGCAAAAAATAATAAAGGAAGCCGTAGCCTTAACCGCAACATATAAGAGCTTCTTTAGCGGTGTTTATCAAATTGAAGAAAGTCTTGGAAAAGTTGCACAGACAAAAAACATCCCAGCTCATCATACGCTACGTATACAGCTAGAAAGCCAGATTGCACAGAGTGGCAATTCTTCAGCAATTGCTCCGCTGCTTACGGTAAAGCGTCTTGAAAATGAGTATGTATATGAGCAAGGAAAGAAAAATACGCCGGAAATGCAGAAGGCGCTAATCCAACTGAAACAGGCAATGCCCACGCTTGCTCCTTCTATAGATAAGTACAGGGTAGCGTATGAAAAGCTTGTGTATGCTGTGGAGAATGAAAAAGTAATGATTGCGATGTATCATGATGCGGCTGACAAAATGAATCCGCTGACCGCGTCCATTCAAAAAGCGGCCCTGGCACAATATGAAGCAGCAGAAAGTCGAGAGAAATCTGCGATTACGGTCATGAAGTGGTTACCGCCGTTGGTAACCGGTCTTATTCTTTTGTTGACTGTGTTGTTTATGCTCTATATTAATCGTGGAATCCAGCAGTCCATTCAGCGCTTGCTATCTTTTGCTGAACGTTTGAAGCAGGGGGATCTGCGGGAAGAGAGCTTCGAGTATACGAATGACGAATTGGGACGATTGGCTAGAACATTTGATGAGGTGCGTGAATCACTGCGCCAAATTATTGAATCATTGAATAGAGATGCTCAGATTATAAATCAATCTTCCACCAATCTAACGACTGTTTTTCATCATTTTTCATCACAAAGTCAGGAGACGGCAGGCAGTATCGATTTTATTGCTCATCATGCTGCCGATCAGAAAGAGATCAGCGGTCAATTTGCGGCGTTAATGGAAGAATGGCAGCAGGATATGGGTGAAATTACTATACAGACAGAGCAGGCAGGGGTAAAAGTAAAAGAGCAGGGGGACATTACGAAGCGCGGGGTACAGGCACTGGGGAATCTAGCTAAGGCAACGAATGCCAGTTATGCATTGTTTCAAAAAATTGAAGAAGCCGTGGAAGAATTGGATGCCAAGTCACAAAACATTGAGAAAATTACCAGTGCAATTAGCGGCATTGCTGAACAGACGAATCTGCTTGCGCTTAATGCGTCCATTGAGGCAGCTCGTGCAGGAGAAGCGGGAAAGGGCTTCAGTGTGGTGGCAGAAGAAGTGCGTAAGCTGGCGGAACAATCTCAGCAATCCGCCCACGAGATTCAGCATTTCATCGAAGAGATGAAAAAGCAGGTAAGCGGTGCGGTTCACTCGGTGCGAGCAGCGGAGAGCCAGTTTGAACAGCAGAAGAAAGAACAAAGCAGCACCCGTCATGTGTTCGAGGCGACGCAGGAAGGAATGCAAGTCATCGAATCATTCACGGCAGTGACCGGAGAACTCGTGAAGAAGATGAATCAGCAAAAAACCAAACTGTTGGAGTATATTAGTACGATTAGATTATCCTCACAAGAAATGGCCGAATCAACAGCACAGTTGGCAAGTGCAAGCGAGCAGCAGGCAGTAGCGCTGCAGGAGATCTCAGACAGCGCTGATGAGCTGCATGGTCTTGCTGACTCGATCGTACGTCAAGGTGAGAAATTCGCACTGTAGATAACGGGAGGAAGGATATGCAAGAATACGTTGGAACTTGTATGATATGCAAAAAAGATATATATTGCCATGATGGTTTTATTGGTGGTGTTGTTCTGGAGGCGGGGAATTTGGTATGCTTTTCCTGCTATGAAGAAGAGGAATCTCCATAAATGAAGAAAGTACAGAAAGGACCTCGGACATGATATCCGGGGTCCCTTTTGCACTGTGCGTGTTTAGCTTTGTTCCTTTGCTTCGGTAAGGATGCGGGTGATTTCATACACACTTGGGAACTCCCATTCTTTCCACTCCATTTCATCCATTAATGCCCATCTCCTTTCTTGCAGTTTAGGTTATATCAACGTATACTCAATGAATAAACAAGGAAGAGGTTCTAGAAGCTTTCATCAGGTAAGTGAATTTATCACTTAGTCTTTACTAGTTTACCCAAAGCAGGTTTATTTATTCCATTTTTACAAGATATAAGCCTGCTTATGTAGAAGAGGGGCGACGATGGATAAAATTAAACGAGCGAATGAAATTGTAGAAGTAGGGCGCCGTCTATACGGCAGCGGATTTGTTGCGGCAAATGATGGTAATATTAGTGTGCGTATTGACCCTGAGCATGTGATGATTACGCCAAGTGGGGTAAGCAAAGGCTTCATGGATGAAGCATCTATGATTATAGTGCATCTTGCCTCTGGTGAAGTAGTGGAAGGTACAGGACGCCCGTCTACTGAAGGTGCCATGCATTTTGATATATACCGACATCGACCGGATGTGCAGGCCATTGTACATGCCCATCCACCTACGGCTACAGGGTTTGCAGTGGCAGGTATTCCTCTTGATCAATTGGCGATGCCGGAGTTGATTGTTAGTATGGGGGTGATTCCTCTTGCGCCCTATGCTACGCCTGGAACAGACCAGCTGCCAGCTTCGCTCAGACCGTTTTATCAAGAGCATGATGCGATTTTGTTAGCGAACCACGGGGCTGTGACGATGGGTACTACGCTTACGGATGCGCTATTTAAGATGGAATCTGTAGAGATGTGTGCCAAAATTCTATTTACCGCGCGTATGCTTGGACGTGTGCGTGAGTTATCGGATGAGCAGGTAGAAGAATTGGTGGATGCCCGTTCCTTTTATGGGCTCAAGGGTGCTCATCCAGGTAAAAGCATTATTGATCAACGTCGTAATAAGGGGAAAGAATGATGACACAAACATATGAACCGCTTCAGTCCGTACGCTGGGAAGGTGATCAGCTTATTTTGCTTGATCAAACGCTGCTTCCCGAAAAAGCTGAATACCTTATTTTATCTGATGTAAAACAAGTATGGGATGCAATCGAGAGACTAAAGGTTCGGGGTGCTCCCGCAATCGGCATTACTGCTGCCTACGGCGTATATGTCGCAGTGCGAAATGCTGAAGAGGAGCAAGCGGAAGCTCTCATAGCAGAAGTGAAAAAGCAGGCTGATTATCTTGCCACTTCCCGCCCGACAGCCGTGAATTTATTTTGGGCGTTGAAGCGAATGGTACGTTGTGCAGAACAATCTCTGGCGGCAGGAAACTCCGCAGTAGAGATTAAGCATGCATTATTACAAGAAGCGCAGGATATTCAGGCAGAGGATGAGGCGGTATGCCGAGCTATTGGTGAGCATGCGCTTACATTATTTGTAGACGGTATGGGGGTATTAACGCACTGCAATGCGGGTGGGCTTGCTACGGCAAAATACGGAACAGCAACAGCTCCAATGTATCTCGCCCATGAGAGAGGATGGAATCTTAAAGTATTTGCTGATGAAACACGTCCGGTGCTGCAGGGAGCGCGACTGACTGCATATGAGCTGCAGCAGGCAGGAGTTGATGTGACGTTGATTTGCGATAATATGGCTGCCAAAGTTATGGCAAACGGCTGGGTGCAGGCTGTTATCGTAGGAACAGACCGTGTAGCAGCCAACGGTGATGTTGCTAACAAAATTGGTACATACGGGCTGGCTGTATTGGCTCGTGCTCACAATATTCCTTTCTATGTCGCAGCTCCCCTTTCATCTATTGATGTAGATACACCGACAGGCAAAGAAATTCCGATTGAAGAGCGTGAAGCCGATGAGATTATTCGCGGACTTGGACGGCAGGTAGCTCCTTTAGATATTAAGGTATATAATCCGGCATTCGATGTTACACCGAATGAGTATGTAACAGCCATTATTACTGAAAAAGGCATCATACGCGCTCCGTATATAGAGAGTGTACGCTCACTTTTTAAATAACATGTTATAACGGTAAAATCAGTGATAATCATCACATCATTAGGGACAGGCTTCAGGTATACTAGTCTATGTGAGAAATGAAGCATCAGTAAAGGAGAGTGCACACATGAGCACAGTAGAACCAAGCTTATATGAACGACTTGGCGGACAAGAGGCCATCGCTAAAGTAGTGGATGTATTCTATGATCGCATTCTAGCAGATGATACTGTTAACGGCTTCTTTAAAAACACCGACATGGAAAAGCAG
This window of the Aneurinibacillus sp. REN35 genome carries:
- the phaC gene encoding class III poly(R)-hydroxyalkanoic acid synthase subunit PhaC, producing the protein MSAPVTKDWEDLIDSMPQEMQRTYRRFKKATEVLTTEAEPEVGLTPKEVIWTKNKTKLYRYQPAMPKKHRVPLLMVYALINKPYILDLSPGNSLIEYLVNRGFDVYLLDWGTPALEDRNMKLDDYIMDYIPRAVRKVMKTAGADEISVLGYCMGGTMTSIFAALHPQLPIRNLIFMTSPFDFADAGLFTNWLDEKYFNLDKMVDTMGVIPPEMIDFGNKMLKPIVNFYGPYVNLVDRAENENFVNGWKLMQKWVNDGIPFPGEAFRQWIREFYQNNKLLKGELYIRGRQVDLSNIKANVLNVAAERDHIAIPHQVEALMPVISSKDKTYVEMPTGHVSVCFGRQAINKTYPTVGDWLEQRSK
- the phbB gene encoding acetoacetyl-CoA reductase is translated as MVKLNGRVAIVTGGSRGIGAAIAKELAANGIKVVINYNSNSEAADAVVQEIEQAGGEAFASQADVSDAAQARVLVEEAVRKYGALDILVNNAGITRDRTFRKITEDDWNQVIQVNLSSVYNMTTAALSHIQNSDAGRIINISSIIGQAGGFGQTNYSAAKAGMIGFTKSLALELAKSGTTVNAICPGFIDTEMVQAVPDEIRAQIVAKVPARRFGLPEEIARGVLYLCQDGEYITGQQLNINGGLYM
- a CDS encoding cysteine desulfurase family protein, yielding MIYFDNSATTRPHPDVVKVFSDVASQYFGNPSSLHHLGGKAAQLLEQARKVAADCLGVQPSEVIFTSGGTESNNAALKGIAFQYRSRGNHIITSSVEHASVYEACKQLETMGYCVTYLPTDEKGQVRAEDVKRALRDDTILVSIMHVNSELGVVQPIEEIGRVLADYPKTCFHVDAVQAFGKIPLTPGKWGIDLLSLSAHKFHGLRGNGLLYVRRGVTLSPLIIGGGQEAGQRAGTENVAGAVGMAKAMRMQRDALEANRSHMKKLRDRLFDGLTRLTYCTWNGPGKDDACAAPHIANFSFPGVKAEVVLHALEKKEIYISTRSACSSKANKPSRVLLAAGIDEERAKSALRVSFSAENTEAEVDAFVRAVEEVVPNLAKIMRV
- the phaR gene encoding polyhydroxyalkanoic acid synthase subunit PhaR; this encodes MSKQNPFDPFAMWKDLYDKTESQWSKTFDESMRKEDFSEWMGQFLNLYLQYQNMVKQSTENYLAQANMPSRADLSNLASLLVNLEAKVDNLEEMIEEDLSHQISSLNVSREMNRLKTDMKSIDKKLDQLMTLLEKQAETKEAPVKESSVKEVAATQENEQKQETEQKKA
- the thiI gene encoding tRNA uracil 4-sulfurtransferase ThiI; this encodes MQYEHILIRYGELALKKRNRGEFETQLVRNIKKSLKAHPNVKVERVYGRMYLVLNGEPYEQIEAKLKKVFGIHSFSPTRFLQTFELEAIQQAALEAVRDVEPFPRTFKVRAKRPNKQFPHRSQEMNHLVGGYILRNTEDLKVDVHNPDVEVNVEIRVEGVFISCRTIPGMGGLPTGSSGKAMLMLSGGIDSPVAGWMTMKRGVRIEGVHFHSYPFTSERAKQKVIDLARILTQYSGGMKLHVVPFTEIQTQIRQHCPEHYTITIMRRFMMRITERLAQKHGALAIATGESLGQVASQTMESMYTINHVINTPMLRPLIAMDKEEIMAISRRIETYETSILPFEDCCTVFVPKSPVTRPKPEIAERFEQALDVERLVEEAVAAVESIWIDPVAEEEENQDFF
- a CDS encoding site-2 protease family protein → MAETKKKKRNWGALGGLLGFLAVFGGKLKFLLPLLKMGKFGTTVWTMVVSIGAYMLIYPWTFALGLVLMLFIHEMGHVLAAKRKKLPVSTPAFIPFLGALITMKKQPKDAETEAYVALGGPVVGTLGAVAALLIGMAADSPVFYAIAMLGFFLNLINLLPIHPLDGGRIVTAISRWLWVVGLVGGLIVILYLKAIIFLLFWGLFAWELYNKYVRKKKKKASGELQHKERAYLLIPVRMFDEKGMFIPAAEHRRSLPFTHVGDMEKKQDMLTIGYPGMEETKTFVYEHGLVRDVQLVKTEIADDQVKMSLEMQVELYEAEQGMIRDDKYYEVSPRTRLIYGVAYFGLAVALGLLMAYTAVQMPQVPLAG